The Hypnocyclicus thermotrophus genome includes a window with the following:
- the argB gene encoding acetylglutamate kinase has product MEKIIEKANILLEAMPYIKEFSGKTIVIKYGGSAMTDEKLKQDFIRDIVLMKYVGMNPVVVHGGGPAINEILKKVNKKVEFIEGNRVTDIETVELVEMVLAGKVNKDIVAIINKNGGKAIGLSGKDSNLILAEKKYIEKNGEKIDIGYVGKVKKINIDIVNTLIEKGYIPVVCPVGSDEEGTTYNINADYVAGEVAGALKADKFIFVTDVMGIMRDIDDKGSLINKVTEEEVEKLINNKIIVGGMLPKISACLNALDKGAGKVHIINGKIEHSLLLEIFTKEGIGTMIVK; this is encoded by the coding sequence ATGGAAAAAATAATAGAAAAAGCTAATATTTTATTAGAGGCTATGCCATATATAAAAGAGTTTTCAGGAAAAACTATTGTAATAAAATATGGTGGTAGTGCAATGACAGATGAAAAATTAAAACAAGATTTTATTAGAGATATAGTTTTAATGAAATATGTAGGAATGAATCCGGTAGTAGTTCATGGAGGAGGACCTGCAATAAATGAGATATTAAAAAAAGTAAATAAGAAAGTAGAATTCATTGAAGGAAATAGAGTAACAGATATTGAAACAGTCGAATTAGTAGAAATGGTTTTAGCTGGAAAAGTAAATAAAGATATTGTAGCAATAATAAATAAAAATGGTGGGAAAGCAATAGGTCTTAGTGGAAAAGATAGTAATCTTATATTAGCTGAAAAAAAATATATAGAAAAAAATGGAGAAAAAATTGATATAGGATATGTAGGAAAGGTAAAGAAAATAAATATTGATATAGTAAATACTTTAATAGAAAAAGGATATATTCCTGTAGTATGTCCAGTTGGATCTGATGAAGAAGGGACTACGTATAATATAAACGCTGACTATGTGGCAGGTGAAGTCGCAGGAGCATTAAAAGCAGATAAATTTATATTTGTAACTGATGTAATGGGAATAATGAGAGATATAGATGATAAAGGTTCTTTAATAAATAAAGTAACTGAAGAAGAAGTAGAAAAATTAATAAATAATAAAATAATAGTAGGTGGAATGTTGCCAAAAATATCTGCTTGTTTAAATGCACTTGATAAAGGTGCCGGTAAAGTACATATAATCAATGGTAAAATAGAACATTCTCTTTTATTAGAAATATTTACAAAAGAAGGAATAGGAACAATGATAGTTAAGTAA
- the carA gene encoding glutamine-hydrolyzing carbamoyl-phosphate synthase small subunit, whose protein sequence is MKKGYLYLSDGSYYEGNLYGEENIKYGELVFNTSMTGYQEILTDPSYAKQIVILTYPFIGNYGTNDMYNESQDVYASGLIVKNLEKTPSNFMNKDSLEEFAKQKNLTILGNIDTRSLTIKIRDIGVMNSIISPKKLDEKELKELFSKPLNIESSMTEVGVKEIIEIKGNKETIGVLDLGLKNNILDNLKKRDINIKIFPYGTKAEEILAHKVDGLLVSNGPGDPKYAIKAIACIKNLFDKLPIFGICMGNQIISLAAGADTYKMKFGHRGGNHGVIDYKKNRSFITSQNHGYAVDEKSLENTGFEVAFRNLNDDTVEGIRHKDYPIFSVQFHPEACPGPHDTEYLFDEFLTLVRGE, encoded by the coding sequence TTGAAAAAAGGATATTTATATCTATCAGACGGTAGTTATTATGAAGGAAATTTGTACGGTGAAGAAAATATAAAATATGGAGAGTTAGTTTTTAATACATCTATGACAGGCTATCAAGAAATTTTAACAGATCCGTCATATGCAAAACAAATAGTTATACTTACCTATCCATTTATTGGAAATTATGGAACAAATGATATGTATAATGAATCACAAGATGTTTATGCTTCTGGTCTAATAGTAAAAAATTTAGAAAAAACACCTAGCAATTTTATGAACAAAGATTCTTTAGAAGAGTTTGCAAAACAGAAAAATCTTACAATTTTAGGTAATATTGATACTAGGTCACTTACAATAAAAATAAGAGATATAGGAGTTATGAATTCAATTATTTCTCCGAAAAAATTAGATGAAAAAGAGTTAAAAGAATTATTTTCTAAACCTTTAAATATAGAAAGTAGTATGACAGAAGTAGGAGTAAAAGAGATAATAGAAATAAAAGGAAATAAAGAGACAATAGGAGTACTTGATTTAGGATTAAAAAATAATATTTTAGATAATTTAAAGAAAAGAGATATTAATATAAAGATTTTTCCATATGGAACAAAAGCAGAAGAAATTTTAGCACATAAAGTAGATGGACTATTAGTTAGTAATGGACCAGGAGATCCCAAATATGCTATAAAAGCAATAGCGTGCATTAAAAATTTATTTGATAAACTTCCAATTTTTGGGATTTGTATGGGAAACCAAATAATATCTTTAGCTGCTGGAGCAGATACATATAAAATGAAATTTGGACATCGTGGTGGAAATCACGGTGTAATTGATTATAAAAAAAATAGATCTTTTATAACTTCTCAAAACCATGGATATGCAGTAGATGAAAAAAGTTTAGAAAATACTGGATTTGAAGTAGCTTTTAGAAATCTTAATGATGATACAGTAGAAGGAATTCGTCATAAAGATTATCCAATATTTTCTGTTCAATTTCATCCAGAGGCATGTCCTGGACCTCATGATACAGAATATTTATTTGATGAATTTTTAACATTAGTGAGAGGGGAGTAA
- the carB gene encoding carbamoyl-phosphate synthase (glutamine-hydrolyzing) large subunit yields MIKKVILIGSGPIIIGQAAEFDYSGTQACKAIKEEGIEVILINSNPATIMTDENIADKVYIEPLTTDVIEKIIIKEKPDGILAGFGGQTALTLAMKLYDKGILDKYGVELLGINIEAIKKAEDREEFKELLEKIGEPIAKSKIIHKLEEGIKFTKEIGYPIILRPAYTLGGTGGGIASNEKEFIEICERALKLSPIHQVLVEQSVAGWKEIEYEVMRDKKGNCITVCNMENLDPVGIHTGDSIVVAPSQTLSNKEYQMLRESSFKIVSALDIEGGCNVQFALNPNSYEYIVIEVNPRVSRSSALASKATGYPIAKIAAKIALGYSLDELKNSVTKKSSAFFEPAIDYIVLKLPKWPFDKFKTASKSLSTQMKATGEVMAIDRTFEGALMKAISSIEGGYTGLNYSGLKEKSDKKLINELVTNNSDRIFAIAELFRRKYKIEDIFNYTKIDRWFLKGIHNIIDLEKKLEENPKNIKYIKKAEKIGFVDDEIIRLSKITKKELDNIRKESNLYPTYKMVDTCSGEFEAVTPYYYSCYESTDENIITNNKKIIIIGSGPIRIGQGIEFDYCSVHAIWAAKERGYEAIIINNNPETVSTDFDTSDKLYFESLYIDDVINIVREENPEGVIVQFGGQTSINLTERLEKSGIKILGSDFNSIDLAEDREKFREFLENLKIKSPIGDAVSTIDEARKLIEKIGYPVIVRPSYVIGGRAMKVINTDKELVEYFEDAKKLDAVSILVDKYLYGTEIEVDAISDGEDVLIPGIMEHIEKTGIHSGDSISAYPPITLSNELKDKLVETTRKIAINLKTKGLINIQYVYYENELYIIEVNPRASRTVPILSKVTGIPMVKIAVDIMLGDKLKNMKYGTGLAKEKEFYSLKFPVFSTEKLADVDIFLGPEMKSTGEILAIDKKLENAIYKGFKACGVGKIENKKVYVSFSDISKEKGKEIVKKYINKGFKIYSSGNTYKYLKEFYDIIELDKEDISNKLKEKKIELIINIPTFGNNTKTFGFKLRRKAAENKIALFTAIETAELYLKVYEATENKNYYTVKEYLEM; encoded by the coding sequence ATGATAAAAAAAGTAATATTAATTGGTTCTGGGCCTATTATAATAGGACAAGCAGCAGAATTTGATTATTCTGGGACGCAAGCATGTAAAGCAATAAAAGAAGAAGGGATAGAAGTAATACTTATAAATAGTAATCCTGCAACAATAATGACAGATGAAAATATAGCAGATAAAGTATATATAGAACCATTAACGACAGATGTAATAGAGAAAATAATAATAAAAGAAAAACCAGATGGTATTTTAGCTGGTTTTGGAGGGCAAACAGCTCTTACGTTAGCAATGAAATTATATGACAAAGGAATACTTGATAAATATGGAGTAGAATTATTAGGAATAAATATAGAAGCTATAAAAAAAGCAGAAGATAGAGAAGAATTTAAAGAGCTTTTAGAAAAAATAGGAGAACCTATAGCTAAAAGTAAAATTATCCATAAGCTTGAGGAAGGAATAAAATTCACAAAAGAAATAGGATACCCAATAATACTTCGTCCTGCTTATACACTTGGCGGAACAGGTGGAGGAATAGCAAGTAATGAAAAAGAATTTATAGAAATATGCGAAAGAGCATTAAAGCTAAGTCCTATTCATCAAGTACTTGTGGAACAAAGTGTAGCTGGCTGGAAAGAGATAGAATACGAAGTAATGAGAGATAAAAAAGGGAACTGTATAACTGTATGTAATATGGAAAATTTAGATCCAGTGGGAATACATACAGGTGATAGTATAGTTGTGGCACCTTCTCAAACTTTATCAAATAAAGAATATCAAATGCTTAGAGAATCATCATTTAAAATAGTATCGGCATTAGATATAGAAGGAGGATGTAATGTACAGTTTGCATTAAATCCAAATTCTTATGAATATATTGTAATAGAAGTAAATCCGCGAGTAAGCCGTTCTTCTGCACTTGCATCAAAAGCTACAGGATATCCAATAGCCAAAATAGCTGCCAAAATAGCTCTCGGATATAGCTTGGATGAATTAAAAAATAGTGTCACTAAAAAATCAAGTGCATTTTTTGAACCAGCTATTGATTATATAGTTTTAAAGTTACCTAAATGGCCTTTTGATAAATTTAAAACAGCAAGTAAATCGCTTTCTACTCAAATGAAAGCTACAGGAGAAGTTATGGCAATAGATAGAACCTTTGAAGGGGCTCTTATGAAAGCTATAAGTAGTATAGAAGGTGGTTATACAGGACTTAATTATAGCGGATTAAAAGAAAAAAGCGATAAAAAACTTATAAATGAATTAGTTACAAATAATAGTGATAGAATATTTGCTATTGCAGAACTTTTCAGAAGAAAATATAAAATAGAAGATATTTTTAACTACACTAAAATTGATAGATGGTTTTTAAAAGGAATTCATAATATAATAGATTTAGAAAAAAAATTAGAAGAAAATCCTAAAAATATAAAATATATAAAAAAAGCAGAGAAAATAGGATTTGTAGATGATGAAATAATCAGACTATCTAAAATAACAAAAAAAGAATTAGATAATATAAGAAAAGAATCAAATTTATATCCAACCTATAAAATGGTTGATACGTGTAGTGGAGAATTTGAAGCAGTAACTCCTTATTATTATTCTTGTTATGAAAGTACAGATGAAAATATAATTACGAATAATAAAAAAATAATAATAATAGGTTCTGGACCAATAAGAATAGGGCAAGGAATAGAGTTTGATTATTGCTCTGTACATGCTATATGGGCAGCCAAAGAAAGAGGATATGAAGCAATAATTATAAACAATAATCCTGAAACAGTAAGTACAGATTTTGATACATCTGACAAACTATATTTTGAATCATTATATATAGATGATGTAATTAATATAGTAAGAGAAGAAAATCCAGAAGGTGTAATTGTACAATTTGGAGGACAAACTTCAATAAATCTTACAGAACGACTTGAAAAATCAGGAATAAAAATACTTGGTAGTGATTTTAACTCAATAGATTTAGCAGAAGATAGAGAAAAATTTAGAGAATTTTTAGAAAATCTTAAGATAAAAAGCCCTATTGGAGATGCGGTATCTACAATAGATGAAGCAAGAAAACTGATAGAAAAAATAGGGTATCCAGTAATAGTTAGGCCATCTTATGTAATAGGTGGTAGAGCTATGAAGGTTATAAATACTGATAAGGAGTTAGTAGAATATTTTGAAGATGCTAAAAAATTAGATGCAGTATCTATACTTGTAGATAAATATTTATATGGAACAGAAATTGAAGTAGATGCTATATCTGACGGTGAAGATGTTCTTATACCTGGAATTATGGAACATATAGAAAAAACAGGTATACATTCAGGAGATAGTATATCAGCATATCCCCCAATTACTTTATCAAATGAATTGAAAGATAAATTAGTAGAAACTACTAGAAAAATAGCTATAAATTTAAAAACCAAAGGATTGATAAATATACAATATGTATATTATGAAAATGAGTTATACATAATAGAAGTAAATCCTAGAGCAAGTAGAACAGTACCAATATTAAGTAAAGTTACTGGAATTCCTATGGTAAAAATAGCTGTAGATATTATGCTTGGAGATAAATTAAAAAATATGAAATACGGAACAGGGCTTGCCAAAGAAAAAGAGTTTTATTCTTTAAAATTTCCGGTGTTTTCTACAGAAAAATTAGCAGATGTAGATATTTTTTTAGGACCAGAAATGAAATCTACAGGTGAGATATTAGCAATTGATAAAAAACTAGAAAACGCTATATATAAAGGTTTTAAAGCATGTGGAGTAGGAAAAATAGAAAATAAAAAAGTATATGTATCATTTAGTGATATTAGTAAAGAAAAAGGAAAAGAAATTGTAAAAAAATACATAAATAAAGGTTTTAAAATATATAGTAGTGGAAATACATATAAATATCTTAAAGAATTTTATGATATAATAGAGCTTGACAAAGAAGATATTTCAAATAAATTAAAAGAAAAAAAGATAGAATTAATAATAAATATACCTACATTTGGAAACAATACTAAGACATTTGGATTTAAATTACGTAGAAAAGCTGCAGAAAATAAAATAGCTTTATTTACCGCAATAGAAACAGCAGAACTTTACTTAAAAGTATATGAAGCAACAGAAAATAAAAATTATTATACTGTAAAAGAATACTTGGAAATGTAA
- the argJ gene encoding bifunctional glutamate N-acetyltransferase/amino-acid acetyltransferase ArgJ, translating to MIKKDITINDVEGFKSIGIDAKLRKEKRENLALIYAKNGAIASGVFTQNVIKAAPVIYNMKNIENENIKAVIINSGNANACTGEVGYQNTEIIAKNIAKHLEIESEEVLVNSTGIIGVQLPMDKILSGIEKICTEVQNHNDKHSIARAIMTTDTKPKEIGVELELDGKKVKIAGIAKGSGMIHPNMATMLGFIVTDINITKDMLEKAFKPTIDKSFNMISVDGDTSTNDTCIILSSRKAKNKLIDKEDKNFNKFKEALEYVNIELAKMIAADGEGATKLLEVNVVNYKNEEEAKILAKSIITSNLTKAAFFGADANWGRILCAMGYSGVQFTPNTLDLYFKSGKGEIKVFENGLPIIFNEDKVKEILLEKEVIVIADFKTGEHSATAWGCDLTYDYVKINGSYRS from the coding sequence ATGATAAAAAAAGATATAACAATAAATGATGTAGAAGGTTTTAAATCTATTGGAATAGATGCTAAACTTCGAAAAGAGAAAAGAGAAAATTTAGCTTTAATATATGCTAAAAATGGTGCAATAGCTTCTGGAGTTTTTACACAAAATGTTATAAAAGCTGCTCCTGTTATATATAATATGAAAAATATAGAAAATGAAAATATAAAAGCTGTTATAATAAATAGTGGAAATGCAAATGCATGCACAGGAGAAGTTGGCTATCAAAATACAGAAATTATAGCTAAAAATATAGCAAAACATTTAGAGATAGAAAGTGAAGAAGTGCTTGTGAATTCGACGGGGATAATAGGAGTACAACTTCCTATGGATAAAATATTAAGTGGAATTGAAAAAATATGTACTGAAGTTCAAAATCATAATGATAAACATAGTATAGCAAGAGCTATAATGACAACAGATACAAAGCCTAAAGAAATAGGTGTAGAATTAGAATTAGATGGTAAAAAAGTAAAAATAGCTGGAATAGCTAAAGGCTCTGGAATGATACATCCAAATATGGCTACAATGCTTGGATTTATAGTTACAGATATAAATATAACAAAAGATATGTTAGAAAAAGCATTTAAGCCTACAATAGATAAATCTTTTAATATGATATCTGTTGACGGAGATACAAGTACAAATGATACTTGTATAATTTTGTCAAGTAGAAAAGCTAAGAATAAACTTATTGATAAAGAAGATAAAAATTTTAATAAATTTAAAGAAGCTCTTGAATATGTAAATATAGAGCTTGCTAAAATGATAGCTGCAGATGGTGAAGGTGCAACTAAATTATTAGAAGTGAATGTAGTAAATTATAAAAATGAAGAAGAAGCCAAAATTTTAGCTAAAAGTATAATTACTTCTAATTTAACAAAAGCAGCATTTTTTGGAGCAGATGCAAATTGGGGAAGAATATTATGTGCTATGGGATACTCAGGAGTACAATTTACTCCCAATACTTTAGATTTGTATTTCAAATCAGGAAAAGGTGAAATAAAAGTATTTGAAAATGGATTGCCTATTATTTTTAATGAAGACAAAGTAAAAGAGATACTTTTAGAAAAAGAAGTAATAGTAATAGCTGATTTTAAAACTGGAGAGCATTCAGCAACTGCTTGGGGATGTGATCTTACTTATGATTATGTAAAAATAAATGGCTCTTATAGAAGTTAA
- the truA gene encoding tRNA pseudouridine(38-40) synthase TruA, whose translation MRNIKITYQYNGSNFYGMQRQNEFRTVQGEIEKALNKLFREKITIKTSGRTDRGVHALFQVSNFLTNNKTIPVEKLTYILNRGLPKDIHILDTKEVELEFNSRFSAKDRAYIYKMCSQKNPFDYDKVMNVKEEINEEKLKKILTPLLGEHNFDSFRKSDCEAKNNFREIKEIKCYRENNYTIVYLKANAFLKSMVRIIIGSALAVYFGERDENYIINKLKDPNINDEKILAEPQGLYLCEINY comes from the coding sequence ATGAGGAATATTAAAATAACATATCAATATAATGGTAGTAACTTTTATGGTATGCAAAGACAAAATGAATTTAGGACAGTACAAGGAGAAATAGAAAAAGCTTTAAATAAATTATTTAGAGAAAAAATAACAATAAAAACATCTGGTAGGACAGATAGAGGTGTTCATGCACTTTTTCAAGTTTCAAATTTTTTAACTAATAATAAAACTATACCAGTAGAAAAACTTACATATATTTTAAATAGAGGACTTCCAAAAGATATTCATATATTAGATACGAAAGAAGTTGAATTAGAGTTTAATTCTAGGTTTTCAGCTAAAGATAGAGCGTATATTTACAAAATGTGTTCTCAAAAAAATCCTTTTGATTATGATAAAGTGATGAATGTAAAAGAGGAAATAAATGAAGAAAAATTAAAAAAAATATTAACTCCTTTATTAGGTGAACATAATTTTGATAGTTTTAGAAAATCAGATTGTGAAGCAAAAAATAATTTTAGAGAAATAAAAGAAATAAAATGTTATAGAGAGAATAACTATACAATAGTTTATTTAAAAGCAAATGCATTTTTAAAGTCTATGGTTAGAATTATAATAGGAAGTGCTTTAGCAGTATATTTTGGAGAAAGAGACGAAAATTATATTATAAACAAATTAAAAGATCCAAATATTAATGATGAAAAAATATTAGCAGAGCCACAAGGATTATATCTTTGTGAAATAAATTATTAG